Proteins from one Limanda limanda chromosome 9, fLimLim1.1, whole genome shotgun sequence genomic window:
- the LOC133010267 gene encoding occludin-like, translating into MFNKQQYESPPVYSPPFTAPSNNGFGPAASFHGPQSDYNAYPPPPGSYYAEEKPQHFYKWLSPPGIIKAMMATVIVLCVAIFACVASTLMWDMQYGYGGGMGYGGGYGGGGYGGGSYGGGGYGGGSYGSGYGGYGGGYGNSNYQGSYIQPSSAKAAMIALAAINFIGALAFFIASFSKSNMVHTRKFFLALMITSIILAALQGIINIVYIVGVNPMAQGSSSMMYNPMLMMCQNLYQSGYSQMGGVGGFPIYNQYLYHYCFVDPQEGVAMVCGFLVVIALGVAAFFAHKTRGKIWRYGKPNIYWREPLVGGKASEGRDVEDWVNNVEESRSVQDAPTLLLSEKGGGLLNASVNSVISYPPAKVDSTSYNGDTYINNEYSDRTTSRPSEVFSHGGGNSSSPSEEMSSVRKPSANRGKRRRRNPELDESQYETEYTTGGETGNELDEEEWESLYPVITSAVQRHDYKREFDSDLKDYKRLCAEMDDINDQMNKLSRQLDTLDDTSGKYQIAAEEYNQLKDLKQTPDYRSRKKECRRLRYKLFHIKRMVKNYDKTHP; encoded by the exons ATGTTCAACAAGCAGCAGTACGAGAGTCCGCCGGTCTACAGTCCTCCCTTCACCGCTCCATCCAACAACGGCTTTGGCCCTGCAGCCAGCTTCCATGGCCCTCAGAGCGACTACAATGCGTACCCACCTCCGCCGGGATCGTACTACGCCGAGGAAAAGCCGCAGCACTTCTACAAATGGCTGTCGCCTCCCGGCATCATCAAGGCCATGATGGCCACGGTGATTGTGCTGTGTGTGGCCATATTTGCCTGCGTGGCTTCCACTCTCATGTGGGACATGCAGTATGGTTATGGTGGTGGAATGGGCTACGGCGGAGGCTACGGCGGCGGCGGCTATGGTGGAGGCAGCTACGGCGGTGGTGGCTACGGCGGCGGCAGCTACGGTTCAGGATATGGAGGATATGGTGGAGGTTACGGAAACAGCAACTACCAAGGTTCCTACATCCAGCCCTCCTCGGCCAAAGCCGCCATGATCGCCTTGGCAGCCATTAACTTCATCGGAGCGCTGGCGTTCTTCATCGCCAGCTTCTCTAAATCCAACATGGTCCACACCAGGAAGTTCTTCCTGGCCCTCATGATAACCAGCATCATCCTGGCTGCTCTGCAG GGCATCATTAACATTGTCTACATCGTGGGAGTGAACCCCATGGCCCAGGGCTCCTCTAGTATGATGTACAACCCAATGCTCATGATGTGCCAGAACCTCTACCAGAGCGGCTACTCGCAGATGGGAGGAGTCGGAGGTTTCCCCATATACAACCAGTACCTCTACCACTACTGCTTCGTGGACCCACAGGAG ggaGTTGCCATGGTGTGTGGATTCCTGGTCGTAATCGCTCTGGGTGTTGCAGCTTTCTTTGCTCACAAAACCCGGGGGAAGATCTGGCGCTACGGGAAACCAAACATCTACTGGAGGGAGCCTCTGGTCGGGGGCAAGGCCTCGGAGGGCAGAGATGTGGAGGACTGG GTGAACAATGTGGAGGAAAGCCGCAGTGTACAGGACGCACCGaccctgctgctgtcagagaaGGGAGGCGGGCTCCTCAACGCCTCGGTGAACAGTGTCATCTCCTACCCCCCCGCCAAGGTGGACAGCACCTCCTACAACGGGGACACATACATCAACAACGA GTACTCGGACAGGACCACCAGCCGACCCTCGGAGGTCTTCTCCCATGGGGGAGGGAACAGCTCCAGCCCTTCAGAGGAGATGAGCAGTGTTCGCAAACCCTCCGCCAACCGGGGCAAGAGACGCCGACGTAACCCAGAGCTGGATGAGTCTCAGTACGAGACAGAGTACACCACGGGAGGAGAGACGGGCAATGAGCTTGATGAAGAAGAGTGGGAGAG cttgtaCCCGGTGATAACATCTGCTGTGCAGCGTCATGACTACAAGAGGGAGTTTGATTCCGACCTTAAGGACTACAAGCGCCTCTGTGCTGAGATGGACGACATCAACGATCAGATGAACAAACTCAGCCGGCAGCTGGACACACTGGACGACACCTCGGGCAAATACCAG ATTGCAGCCGAGGAATATAATCAGCTTAAGGATCTGAAGCAG ACACCAGACTACCGGTCTAGGAAGAAGGAGTGTCGCAGGCTGAGATACAAACTGTTCCACATCAAGCGCATGGTGAAGAACTACGACAAGACCCACCCATGA